In Antarcticibacterium arcticum, the genomic stretch TTGTAAGAAGCTTGTTGTGGGCAATTTATACCATAAGAATACTTTATACTCTTTAAAGGAGTATGATTAAAACCAATTATTTTATCCACTGGATGCCATATAGGATCTTTGTAAGGCGATTCCTGAATATCTTTAAAAGGAGGGCAAGTATTAAAATCATCCCTTTCATTTTCACAGGAGCTGCCTATTAGAACACAAAGAATCAGCATTCTAAAAGGTATTTTCATTTATTTGAAGTATTAATTTGCAATCCAGATAGAAAACAGAATTTTAATAAACATTTGTTTCGAATTAATTCGCAGTCATCCATTTTGTTTTTTTATTTGAGGAACAATAAAATATAAGTCTCAACACGCTGTTTATAATACTGGATTTAGTTTTTTAGAAGAATAGTTTCCACAATCAATTCAAGTAAAACTATTATTACAGAATCCAACTATTATAGAAATAAACACCATTATTTTCCATCTGAAAGTTGCAAAAGAACCTCTTCACCCCCTGCGGGAGGATTCTTCAGATTTTCCTAAAATTTTATTAAAGGGTGTCATTGAGATTTTGAAGTAGGGAGGAAATCTCTTAAGATGAATTTACGAAAAAATTTAATATAAATATATTTTTTCAGGTTTTTTTATTCAGGTACGAAATTTTATCTATTAATTCTTCAAAATTAAATAAAAATAAAATCTTATCATATCCTTTTGAATTATCCCATCTTAAAGTCACCTAATCGGTTACCTCGAGGAAAGAAAAAAGGAAAAAGTACTTCATTTACTGGTATTACGGGAGCGGCAAATTAACCCTGCCACTGTGATAACAATTCTTTTAAATAATATTTCCCTTTTTTTTTTTATTTATAATAATTTGATCCAGGTTAGAAATATCTGAACTAATTTTATTTTCCAGCACCCTAGCATAAATTTGAGTAGTGGAAAGCTTTGTGTGTCCTAATAGCTTAGATACAGTTTCTATAGGCACTCCATTGGAAAGGGTTATTACTGTAGCAAAGGTGTGCCTGGCAGAATGAAAGGTGATTTTCTTTTTGATCCCAATTGACTGAGTGATATCTTTCAAATACTTATTCATTTTTTGATTGGAAATTACTGGAAAAACTTTATTGGTCTCCTTTGAACACTCTTCCTGATATTTTTTAAGGATTTCCTTAGCGGCTGCGAGAAGAGGGATTTTAATAGATTGTTGGGTCTTTTCTCGTTTGGTATAGATCCAGTCCCTGCCATCAATCCCTTTGACTACTTGATCAGTAGTCAATTCCTTAAGATCAATATAAGATAAACCAGAGTAGCAAGAGAATAAAAACATATTCTTAACTCGTTCAAGAGATTCACTGGTAAATTTCGTTTCTTCTAAAATATTAAGCTCTCGCTCTGTTAGAAACTGCCTGTCATTCTTTTCAAATTTAAAGCTATAGCTCCTAAAAGGGTTTTTCTCAAGCCATTCTAACTTGATCGCTAGGTTGAGGAGTTTTTTCAACCTTTCTAAATGTTTCATAGTTCCATTGGTTCCACAGGTTTTTCGGTCTTTTTTGGCTTTATAGCTTCTCAGAAACATTTCAAATTCCGTAATAAATTGGTAGTTGATATGCTTCAGGTAAATGTTATCTGTTTTCTTTACCTTCATTAGAAACTCTTCAAGGTAATTTGCTGTGGTGCGATAGTTTTTAAGAGTTCCCCATTGGAGAATGTCTTTCATTTTTTCATTATGATAGGCTATGATATCCTTAATTGTCTTATGATCTTCATCGAGGCCCAGATAAGACGCTTTTATTTTAGCGGCACTGATGAGGGAATCTTTATCTAAAAGTTTTTTATGGGTATCAAGGAGTTTAGAATAGACCTGGTCAAGATAGCTGTTCAATTCTTTAATTCTGGAAGTTGTTCCTTTAAGTCTTCCTTTGGAACTATCCCATGCATTCACTAAAGTTTTCCGTTGAAGGCTCATTTCTGAGCATTTCCCATTTATAGTAATTCTAGCATAAATGGATAAGTTTTGCGAATTCCGGTTCACCTTTCTGGTAAAGAAAAGTACTGAGAAGGTAGTAAAATCAGGCATTGTAAACGTCTTTGAGTGAAACAATAGTTTTTAAAGACGAAAGTCAAATCAACCCTAATGTACTTCTAAGATAGTGAATTAATAGAAAGAATGTATTCACCGAATCATTCACTAAACAGGGTGATATCAAACGATATCATCTGATATCAGTAAAAATAAAAAACACTGAAAATCAGATGATTAACAGTGTTTTATATCCACTTATCAGATGGTTCGTCGGGGTGGCAGGATTCGAACCTGCGGCCTCCTGCTCCCAAAGCAGGCGCGATAACCGGGCTACGCTACACCCCGAATGGTGTATATTTTTAAGATTTTTCTAAGTCTTATTTATTTCAATAATATAAGAACTTTCCCTGCGGTCTTCCCGCTTTTTGGCGGGACGCGATAACCGCGCTGAGCCTGTCCTGAGTAAGTCTCTTTAGAGACGCATCGAAGGGCTACACCCCGAAAAAACAGCTAAAGCTGTAAATTTTCAATATCTCAAATTCTAAAATCCAAAGCAACTTTGAATATTCAACCTTGAACCTTAAGCCTTGAACCGTTAAGGCCTCTTAGCGGCTGCAAATATAACAGGTTTTATTACAAACCCATCTATAATAATATAAATATTTTCACTTTTCCTCTTAACACAAGTTTTTGAACATTACGGCATATTTTTTTTACCTTATGCCAAAAATTAATTACACATGAAATCCAATTTACTTTTATTGTTCACCGCAGTGATAATGTCGGTTACGGCCTGCGCTCAAAAAGATACTACCATTGAAAAAGCGCAGACAGTCATTGACCACGAAATGGTGGTTGACGGACTAACAATCGCATGGGGAATGACGTTTTTGCCTGATGGCAGCATGCTAATTACAGAAAAAAATGGCGAGGTGATCCATTTTAAAGATGGTACCAAACAACAAATTACCGGTGGCCCTGAAGTTTACCAGCGTGGTCAGGGAGGTTTACTGGATATTATCCTTCACCCTGATTATGAAGAGAATGGCTGGATCTACATGTCCTATGCTTCAGATGCCGGAGACGGTGATGGTGGAAATACCGCTATTATGAGGGCCAAATTAGAAGGCAATCAATTCACCAATAAAGAGATGCTTTATAAAGGTACTCCTAATACTACCCGTGGCCAGCATTTTGGATCGCGAATGGTGTTTGACCGTGATGGCTATCTTTATTTCTCCATTGGAGACCGCGGAAATCACGATGAGAATCCGCAGGATATAACCCGTGACGCAGGAAAAATTTACCGTATTAACGATGACGGGACCATTCCACAGGATAATCCTTTTGTGGGAGAACCTAATGCCAAAGAAGCTATCTACAGCTATGGTCACAGGAATCCGCAGGGAATGATCTTAAATCCTGAGACCGGAGAGGTTTGGGTGCACGAGCACGGTCCACAGGGAGGTGACGAGATCAATGTTATTAAAAAAGGTGCTAATTACGGATGGCCTGTTGTAACCTATGGTGAGAATTATGGCGGTGGCGCTATTAGTGATGAGACCAGCCACCCCGGGATGGAAGACCCTATCTATTACTGGATACCTTCTATAGCACCCAGTGGATTTGTATATGTAACTTCAGATAAATACCCTTCCCTTAAAGGAAATCTTTTAATTGGGGCTCTTAAATTCCAATACCTCGAACATGCCGTACTTAACGGAAAAGAAGTTACCCGCAGAGAAAAATTACTTGAAGAAATAGGACGGGTACGCGATGTAAAACAGGCACCAGATGGTACCATATATGTTTCTGTAGAAGGAAAAGGAATTGTAAAGCTGGTAGAAAAAGAAATTGCAAAAACTGAAGAATGAAAATAGTATTTAAATTGGTTTTAATAATTGGCCTGTTAAGTTGTAAATCCAATTCTGAAAAGGAAGAAGCCAGTTATACTGTCCCACCCGAAGAATTAGCCCAGGCGCAGGATAAGACCAATGAAAGTTATAAACGCGGTAAAGATGTGTATAATGACTTTTGTGTAACCTGCCATCTTTCCAACGGCAAGGGGGTAGCCGGAAATTTTCCGCCACTTGATGGGTCAGACTGGCTTACCAAAAAAAG encodes the following:
- a CDS encoding site-specific integrase — its product is MPDFTTFSVLFFTRKVNRNSQNLSIYARITINGKCSEMSLQRKTLVNAWDSSKGRLKGTTSRIKELNSYLDQVYSKLLDTHKKLLDKDSLISAAKIKASYLGLDEDHKTIKDIIAYHNEKMKDILQWGTLKNYRTTANYLEEFLMKVKKTDNIYLKHINYQFITEFEMFLRSYKAKKDRKTCGTNGTMKHLERLKKLLNLAIKLEWLEKNPFRSYSFKFEKNDRQFLTERELNILEETKFTSESLERVKNMFLFSCYSGLSYIDLKELTTDQVVKGIDGRDWIYTKREKTQQSIKIPLLAAAKEILKKYQEECSKETNKVFPVISNQKMNKYLKDITQSIGIKKKITFHSARHTFATVITLSNGVPIETVSKLLGHTKLSTTQIYARVLENKISSDISNLDQIIINKKKKGNII
- a CDS encoding PQQ-dependent sugar dehydrogenase is translated as MKSNLLLLFTAVIMSVTACAQKDTTIEKAQTVIDHEMVVDGLTIAWGMTFLPDGSMLITEKNGEVIHFKDGTKQQITGGPEVYQRGQGGLLDIILHPDYEENGWIYMSYASDAGDGDGGNTAIMRAKLEGNQFTNKEMLYKGTPNTTRGQHFGSRMVFDRDGYLYFSIGDRGNHDENPQDITRDAGKIYRINDDGTIPQDNPFVGEPNAKEAIYSYGHRNPQGMILNPETGEVWVHEHGPQGGDEINVIKKGANYGWPVVTYGENYGGGAISDETSHPGMEDPIYYWIPSIAPSGFVYVTSDKYPSLKGNLLIGALKFQYLEHAVLNGKEVTRREKLLEEIGRVRDVKQAPDGTIYVSVEGKGIVKLVEKEIAKTEE
- a CDS encoding c-type cytochrome, whose product is MKIVFKLVLIIGLLSCKSNSEKEEASYTVPPEELAQAQDKTNESYKRGKDVYNDFCVTCHLSNGKGVAGNFPPLDGSDWLTKKRTESIHAIKYGLSGPIKVNGEEYNSVMVQMGLSDQEVADVMNYINNSWSNAVKKPVTLEEVQAVAK